In the genome of Cyprinus carpio isolate SPL01 unplaced genomic scaffold, ASM1834038v1 S000006481, whole genome shotgun sequence, the window ATGTTTGCACAGCAGGTTTCAGACAGTTATTCAGGAATTCATCAGCTTTTTTCCGACACTGGTCCCGCTCATGGAGAAGGTCTATGAACCCAGAATGATATGTTTGTTTAAATCTTTCCAAACTGATGAGTGGGTCATTGTCCTGGATAAACTGTGAGTGAATATCTTGAAATTCTTTTCCCGTGAAGCCACAGATGTGTAGTTTAAGAGACAGTTCAAGATCTTCCGTGATCCTGTGATTTTCATGAGCCTTAAGATTCTCATCAATGTTGTTCAGAATTTCCCTGATGTATGTGTCATCATAATCAACCTTGCTTGCTCGCTTGTCATCTACATATTTTTTACAATCATCAATTATTCTGTCTGACATCTCTTGAAGTCTTTTGCTCCTATCTGGAGGAAGTTCACTGACTCTCTTGATTTTTGGGACAACAAATTTGTCATGGCTAAATGCATTCAAATCTTTTACTTTATCCAAGTTTTCAGCCATTGAACTTCCTCTTGGTTCAAGATTTTTCCTCAAATTATGCAAAACTTTGCCCATGATATCTTCTTGTTGGAGCCTTGTACATGAAAGTGTCTCAACAGTTTGTGTCCACATGCTTTCGAAAGCTTTATCCAGTGTTTCATCTGACATGTCTGAATTGTTTTTGCGGCAATCTTCAAGCAAGCCTAGCACTTTCTTCTCCATTGTATCCATGCATGTTTTCTTGATTCTCTCCACCCTGACTGTTGCATATCGACGTGAAAGAGCTGCATCCAGTTTTCTTTTTATAGAATTTGACAGTTCTGTTCTCAAACACTTGGCACTATTTATGAAGTCTTGTCGATATCTTTCCACGAGTTCAACATGATTTTCTCCCTGTTCGTAATATGTTGTGATTTTGTCTATAACGCCCTTTTCACCTTTTGAGAGGTCACTCTCTGCTCTTTTCAACAAAACACAGTGAACATCTTCAATGGTGCACTGATCAGGGATCTCAAATTTTCCATGGTTTAGGATTTTCGTTTCAGCTTCTAATGTCAATGTGTGCATTTCCTTTCTCAGTACCCAGTCCCATCTGTTGTACTCAGTGCACAGTTTGATGTAGGCATCAGCCACCATGCTGTTTCTGAAACTAAAGATGAATTTCTCAAATTTCACAGCATTCCACAAGATTTTGGTCCATTCAAGAAATTCACAAATGCTCCCTGACTTGTGACATTTGAGGGTTTGAATTATATGTCTTTTAAGGGCATACACAGACTCACTATACCCAGAACTCACTTGTGCCATTGGAGGATTTCCATGCCACAAACCAGGAATGTAGTGATCACCATTCTCAGTGTCGTACTCCATTACATCTGTGAACTTCTGTAACTCCAGTTTGTTCTCCATTTTGGCTGCTGCTTGAGTCATTTCATTCAGTTGCTTCAACAGAAACTGTCGATCTCTGATGTTTGAATCATGGGCTGAGACATTACCTACATTCTGATGTACAAAAAAACACTTGCGCTTTTTACCGATTTCCTTCATCCTGATGAAGGCGTGAACAACAATCTGTAAAATGTCCTTCATCTCTGTGGAATTCTCCATGGTGATATTGATGATTGTAACATCACTCAGTCCAACAACAAGTGTTGCCAGCTCATTGTCATGCTCCTGGCTGTTGTCAAGTGTTGCTAGTTCAAGGGATTTGAGTCCCTCTGTGTCAACTATCAGTAAATAATCACAGTTGAGTTCTGGTTTGAAATCGTCTTTCACTTTGATAAGCTGAATAATTGCTCCTCTGGTACATCTTCCATTGCTTACGGCAAACTGAACTCCAAACATGGTATTCAGCATGGTAGACTTTCCTGAGCTCTGGACTCCTAAAACTGTGACGACCACAATCTTATTGTTAGGCTTCACTAATGTGtttaattcagaaaacacactgGTCAGCCACTCTACAGGTATACTGGAAGCATCTCCATCAATAAGTTCCAGTGGAAAGCCATCCAATAGTAGTTCAGCACACAGTTGAGGCAAGTGCTCCAGTTGGTTTTgggatttttcatgttttgagtGAAAGACTGCTGCCTCATAAAGCTGACCCATCTCACGAATGAAGTGTTCAGTTCCTAAAGAACTGTTTGAAATCTTTCTGTCAAGATCAGCAATGTCCTGCTTGTGTTCTAAAACAACATTTACACTACATTTCTCTTTATATTGCTTTCTGAGGTTTGGAATTACTTTGCGAGAAAGATTCTCCAGGTTCATCCGCATCCATTTTAGGAAATAAGCTCTTTCCACTCTTGGACATGATATTGCTTGTATAAAGGTATTCATTTTAGCAGACATGtcctttttgtgttgttgttttctcagtTTCAACTTTTCAGTCTGAATGTGGTCTTTGTACGTCTCAATACTCTGATCCCCTACTTTCTTCATTCTGCATTCCTCCTTCTCTAACTTTGCCAACATCTTCGAAATCTCTCCCTGCAGTGGCATCTCTTTCTTCTTGAACTGTTGTGTATCTGTAATTTTTGATGTAATTTCATCTGCTCTTGCTTTGGCTTTCTGACATTCCTCAGCATCCTCATCCACTATGATCCCCAACTCTCGTGCAGTCTCAGCCATACGGACGATTGACACTCTGTgaatgtttttctgaattgcaTCTTGCATCTTAATTCGAAATTTGTTGACAAAGTCTGCGTCATTCTGCTTTGTTTTAAAGAGGAAATTGTGTCTTTTCAGATTAAGCTTTTCAGCtgtatttcttatatatttattgcTTGAGTCCCCCACCCAGAACAGCTGATGCTTCAAATCTTCGCTGGGGACTGAAATATACCGTGGATCTGGAAGTTTGTTTTCAAAGAACACAAACACTGCAGTAGATGTCTTGCAAAGAAAGGAGTACTGTTTTTCAAAGTTCTGGATGTCACCTCTCAAGTTTGCAATAGCTACAGGCTCAGGAAAGAcatcaatgtttttattaccacaaGGAAAATACCAGCTAATCTCCACCAAACCATTTGCGATTGTCTTTGGGACATCACCACAATCCACGTTATGGTGTATAAAAATATCAGTAGACTGTTGTGATTTGCTGAGCAACTTGTTCAAAATATGGGATTTGGAAATGTTGCATCTACCCAGTCTTACAAAAGACACTAATGGCAAGTCTGACAGAGCAATTCTTTCTTCCACAAATCCACTTGCATCGGTCAGTGACTGTGGTCTGTACTGTTGCACAATGCCTCTTATTGCCCACACCATTAGTGTGATCTGGTTCTTATCACTGTTTGGAAGCAGCAAAGGTACAGCAAACTGACACATGGACATTTTCAAGATCATTTCCTGCTGAAGAAAACTGTCAGAACAAAGGAACAGGGCAGTAAAAATGTCCAAAGGGTTTACTTGAGCACCGTCTGATTCATAACTTTCCTGGTCATCATCTTCCTCCCAGTCTGAATCATCAGCATCTGCCCTGTGTTGTGAGGAACACTTCACACTCCTCGCTGttgtttttagcatcattattctCTTCAAAATCACCCATGGCAGATCTGAAACTGTTTGGGCATCCTCATCTGTGATGCTGTCCTTTCCAATCTGCAGCACATCACTCAAGGTGATCTTCTTATCATAGTACTTTGTCAAACTTAAGTTTTGCAGgagttttttcaggatttctgtaaataagaaaaacagacattacaacTGCCATCTCAgtcatcttgcaattctgacccttttctcagaattgtgctATATACACTGATGAGCCAAAACATTATGACCACCCAGTAGAATATTGCCCAAAGCATCACACTCCCTCCACCGGCTTGTTGATATCACAGTGCATCCTGGTGCCATTACTTCCCCAGGTACATGGCCGTCCAGGGGATGCAAAATAAAATGGGACTCGTCAGACCAGGTGATCTTCTCCCAATGCTCCAAAGTCCAGATCCGATGTTCATGTGCCCAATGTAGAAGCTTTCAAAAATGGACAGTGGTCATTATAGGCATTCTGACTGGTCTGTGGCTACACAACCCAATATGCAGTAGAGTGCAATGTGGCGATAACCATCACTAAACTTTTTAGGGACTTGTGCCACAGTAGAAATTCTGTTGGCTTGAACCAGTCAGGATAGCCTTTGTTGCCCTCGTCCTTAAATGAGATTGGACACTTCACATCCTTTTGTCAGTTTGTGGTTTGTCCCTCCTGGACCACTGTTGGTAAAGTCTCTGTTTCTGCGGAAAACCCTAGCCTTGCTGTTTCAGAAATACTTTGGCCCAGTCGCCTTGCCACAACAGAGACTGCCTTGCTCAGATCTTTATTTTTTGCCCATTTCTCCTGCATCTAACACTGATTAAGAGAACTGATTGTTTGGAGATGATCAACGATGTTTGCTTCACCTGTGATTGATCATAATGTTTTGACTCATCAGTGTATtaagttttgtattattttatttttattgtttggcaGAAGAACACTTCTGTATATTTTAGCAGACTTTTAATTTACTTGAATTTAATAAACTTAggcatggttttattttgtttatttccacTAATATAAACTCAATTTATACTTTTACTGTATagtcaataataatatttacccACAAATTGTTCTACATACTGACTCACTTTTTTCTAGAGAGGGCACCTGTTCCATGTTGCCATCTGATTCAGCACTGGTTTCATCACAGAGGGTATCGTCATGTTCAGACATCTTCCTGCATGTTTCAAGAGATATTGATTCAATCCACGTTCACTAA includes:
- the LOC122143668 gene encoding up-regulator of cell proliferation-like, with the protein product MSEHDDTLCDETSAESDGNMEQVPSLEKKILKKLLQNLSLTKYYDKKITLSDVLQIGKDSITDEDAQTVSDLPWVILKRIMMLKTTARSVKCSSQHRADADDSDWEEDDDQESYESDGAQVNPLDIFTALFLCSDSFLQQEMILKMSMCQFAVPLLLPNSDKNQITLMVWAIRGIVQQYRPQSLTDASGFVEERIALSDLPLVSFVRLGRCNISKSHILNKLLSKSQQSTDIFIHHNVDCGDVPKTIANGLVEISWYFPCGNKNIDVFPEPVAIANLRGDIQNFEKQYSFLCKTSTAVFVFFENKLPDPRYISVPSEDLKHQLFWVGDSSNKYIRNTAEKLNLKRHNFLFKTKQNDADFVNKFRIKMQDAIQKNIHRVSIVRMAETARELGIIVDEDAEECQKAKARADEITSKITDTQQFKKKEMPLQGEISKMLAKLEKEECRMKKVGDQSIETYKDHIQTEKLKLRKQQHKKDMSAKMNTFIQAISCPRVERAYFLKWMRMNLENLSRKVIPNLRKQYKEKCSVNVVLEHKQDIADLDRKISNSSLGTEHFIREMGQLYEAAVFHSKHEKSQNQLEHLPQLCAELLLDGFPLELIDGDASSIPVEWLTSVFSELNTLVKPNNKIVVVTVLGVQSSGKSTMLNTMFGVQFAVSNGRCTRGAIIQLIKVKDDFKPELNCDYLLIVDTEGLKSLELATLDNSQEHDNELATLVVGLSDVTIINITMENSTEMKDILQIVVHAFIRMKEIGKKRKCFFVHQNVGNVSAHDSNIRDRQFLLKQLNEMTQAAAKMENKLELQKFTDVMEYDTENGDHYIPGLWHGNPPMAQVSSGYSESVYALKRHIIQTLKCHKSGSICEFLEWTKILWNAVKFEKFIFSFRNSMVADAYIKLCTEYNRWDWVLRKEMHTLTLEAETKILNHGKFEIPDQCTIEDVHCVLLKRAESDLSKGEKGVIDKITTYYEQGENHVELVERYRQDFINSAKCLRTELSNSIKRKLDAALSRRYATVRVERIKKTCMDTMEKKVLGLLEDCRKNNSDMSDETLDKAFESMWTQTVETLSCTRLQQEDIMGKVLHNLRKNLEPRGSSMAENLDKVKDLNAFSHDKFVVPKIKRVSELPPDRSKRLQEMSDRIIDDCKKYVDDKRASKVDYDDTYIREILNNIDENLKAHENHRITEDLELSLKLHICGFTGKEFQDIHSQFIQDNDPLISLERFKQTYHSGFIDLLHERDQCRKKADEFLNNCLKPAVQTYMSEILSTEIAEEMLTGENALVFGTRTAFQYSILKYLLDDFEFKIYAHFNDHYEYFVKVSISKIITEHFSTENRMSKLEERLLSVVTREIIQAITDSEQSTETNDIKKFTQSFCKKLEHRLVFPRDAVDAFMSLSNVNEKQFAKMLKGSVEEMDWSLKESYKATDIQSKLGNLRPKPEDELFKRVCGCGKQCPFCNAPCEAGGEAHTKHFVSVHRPKGLGGYKHNHSICSSSVYSELYFSCTETKGQRHPYKKYKEIYPDWEIQPDPSIEGTAYWKYVMANFNEQFAKVYSAEPGDIPSSWKTITKNQAEKSLKCTN